From Deltaproteobacteria bacterium:
GGCTTCTGCATCGGGGCGGGTCAGGCCCCCCCGTCGGGCGGCGTGTCCGTCCGGACGAACAACCGGAACTTCGAAGGGCGGTCGGGGACCAAGGACGCCGGGATCTTCCTCGTGTCGACGGAGACCGCCGCGGCGTGCGCGCTGACGGGCGAGATGTCCGACCCGCGCGACGTGGCGGCGAAGCTCGGCATCGAGTACCCGAACGTGAAGGTGCCGAAGAAGTTCCACATCGACGACTCGATGGTCCTTACGCCCGCGGAGAACGGCTCCGGGGTCGAGGTCCGGCGCGGGCCGAACATCGGCAAGCCGCCGGAGAGCGCGCCGCTGCCGGAGGCGATCCGCGGCGAGGTGACGCTGAAGGTCGGCGACAAGATCACCACCGACCACATCATGCCGGCGGGCGCGCGGCTGAAATACCGGTCCAACATCGCCAAGTACGCCGAGTACGTCTTTGAAGGCGTGGACGCCGCATTCAGCCGGCGGGCGCTCGAAAACAAGGCGAAGGGCGTGCACAACGTCGTCGTCGGGGCGCTCTCCTACGGGCAGGGATCCTCGCGGGAGCACGCGGCGATCTGCCCCAGCTACCTCGGCGTGCGCGCCGTCATCACCAAGTCGTTCGAGCGGATCCACTCCGCCAACCTGATCAACTTCGGCATCGTGCCGTTCCTCTTCGCGAACGAGGCGGATTACGACCGGATCGCGCAGGGAGACCAGGTCGAGATCCCGAACGTGCGGGAAGCGATCCGGAAAGGTTCGAAGGTGAAGGCCCGGAACGTGACGAAGGGGTTCGACTTCGACGTCACCCACTCCCTCACCGGCCGGCAGGTGGAGATCGTCCTGGCCGGCGGCCGTCTCGCCTACACGAAGGAGAAAGGCTCCTTCTGACGCCGTCCGGCGGACGACGGCGCCGCATTCAGGGGGACACTCTTCGGTTTTGATTTCCGTCGGTATTCGGGAAGAGTGTCCCCCGCCATCTGAAGAGTGTTCCCCGCCTTCCCCTCCCGGCCGGACCGCCTCATCCCTTGCCCGCCAAATCCGTAACGGTTCCTGAAACTGTTACAGATATGGAATCCCGATTTCGGCAAACGCTTCCGTAAAACCTCGTTTTGACAACGGATCTTGAGTAACCCCGCTCCGGCTTGCCTTTTGCTCCGATGGGGGTACGCCCGCGGTTCCATCGAATGCGGGTGCATCTTTCCATGGGGGTGCGGGGCATGATGACGACGAAGTTCGCTTTCCCGGTTCCGATCCTGTTCCTGTGCGCCTTGGCCGTGTGCGGGCCGGCGTGGGGCGCGACGGCGGGTGCGGACGCCGAATCGTCCGTAAGGAATATCCTGGCCCTGGAAAAGGGGTGCGGGTGCGCCGAAATCGCGAAGACGGAAATCTACCGGAGGGAAGGGTTGGATTACGTCGCTTCGAGGGAGTTCGCGGAAGCGATGGCCGCGGTGGCGACCGGCGCGTCGATGTATGCCCCGACGGAGGTCCCGGCGTCCTGGCGTACCGTGGCCGCGGAATGGACCGCCTCCATGGACGCGTACTCCGGGAGGGGAACGCAGGTGGCGGATGCCCGCGTCTCCATGCCGGTTCCTGAAAAGATGAACTATTTCGAGCGGCCGGAAACGTGCGCCCCGGCCCTCCTCTACCTCGCCTCCCTCGAGTACCGTGCGCGAACCGGAAACGACCGGATCGTCCCGGTGTTTCCGCGCGTCGCGCGGGCGTCGACGCGGGAATTCAAGAACGGGCTGGCGTTCCGGAAAGGGATCCGGTGTTTCAGG
This genomic window contains:
- a CDS encoding aconitate hydratase (Catalyzes the conversion of citrate to isocitrate), which produces GFCIGAGQAPPSGGVSVRTNNRNFEGRSGTKDAGIFLVSTETAAACALTGEMSDPRDVAAKLGIEYPNVKVPKKFHIDDSMVLTPAENGSGVEVRRGPNIGKPPESAPLPEAIRGEVTLKVGDKITTDHIMPAGARLKYRSNIAKYAEYVFEGVDAAFSRRALENKAKGVHNVVVGALSYGQGSSREHAAICPSYLGVRAVITKSFERIHSANLINFGIVPFLFANEADYDRIAQGDQVEIPNVREAIRKGSKVKARNVTKGFDFDVTHSLTGRQVEIVLAGGRLAYTKEKGSF